One Scleropages formosus chromosome 8, fSclFor1.1, whole genome shotgun sequence DNA window includes the following coding sequences:
- the s1pr2 gene encoding sphingosine 1-phosphate receptor 2 yields the protein MIFCKDAAEPSQSVNMRSKYEQYYNKTVIQIHYMFAKNLTQENLDDRKRPNAGLNNLSILFVIICSLIILENVLVLIAVFRNKKFHSAMFFFIGNLAFSDLLAGSAYIANIFLSGPKTFHLFPVQWFVREGTAFIALAASVFSLLAIAIERYIAITKVKVYGSNKTCRMFLLIGTCWVTSILLGGLPILGWNCIGDLPECSAVLPLYSKRYTRFVVIIFSVILLSIVILYVRIYRIVRSSHQQATNSQAYALLKTVTIVLGVFIMCWLPAFSILLLDTSCSMALCPILSNANIFFGVATLNSALNPLIYTLRSKDMRREFLRVLCCWGLFQSGRPSERCMVPLKSSSSMEHCTNKHEHQTMPIMQECTTCV from the coding sequence ATGATTTTTTGTAAGGACGCTGCCGAACCCTCCCAATCTGTCAACATGAGGAGCAAGTATGAGCAGTATTACAACAAGACTGTCATCCAGATCCATTACATGTTTGCCAAGAACCTCACGCAGGAGAATTTGGACGACCGCAAGCGGCCCAATGCGGGATTGAACAATTTATCCATCTTGTTTGTCATCATCTGTAGCCTCATCATCCTTGAGAACGTGCTGGTACTCATTGCTGTCTTTCGCAATAAGAAGTTCCATTCAGCCATGTTCTTCTTCATTGGGAACCTGGCCTTTTCTGACCTGCTAGCCGGTTCTGCCTACATTGCCAATATCTTCTTATCCGGCCCTAAGACCTTTCATCTGTTCCCGGTACAGTGGTTCGTTCGCGAAGGAACAGCCTTCATTGCTCTGGCAGCCTCTGTCTTCAGTTTACTGGCTATTGCCATCGAGCGATACATTGCAATCACGAAAGTAAAAGTGTACGGCTCCAACAAGACCTGCCGCATGTTCCTCTTGATCGGGACGTGTTGGGTCACCTCCATTCTTCTTGGGGGATTGCCAATCTTGGGCTGGAACTGTATTGGTGACCTGCCCGAGTGCTCTGCCGTGCTACCACTCTACTCCAAGCGTTACACGAGATTTGtagtcatcatcttcagtgtCATCCTCCTCTCCATTGTCATCCTGTACGTTCGCATCTACCGGATCGTGCGCTCCAGTCATCAGCAAGCCACAAACTCGCAGGCCTACGCCTTGCTGAAGACTGTCACCATTGTGCTGGGCGTTTTCATCATGTGCTGGCTGCCAGCGTTCTCCATCCTCCTCCTGGACACATCCTGCAGCATGGccttgtgtcccatcctgtcCAATGCCAACATCTTCTTCGGCGTGGCCACCCTGAACTCAGCATTGAACCCGTTGATCTACACCTTGCGTAGCAAGGACATGCGTAGGGAGTTCTTGCGGGTACTCTGCTGCTGGGGGCTGTTCCAAAGCGGGCGGCCTTCAGAGCGCTGCATGGTGCCACTCAAGAGCTCCAGCTCAATGGAGCACTGCACCAACAAGCACGAACACCAGACCATGCCTATAATGCAGGAGTGCACGACCTGTGTCTAA